actggtcttgaactcctggcatcaaacaatcctcctgctttggcctcccaaggtgctgggattacaggtgtgagtcaccaccaGCAGCCAACTGCTGTCATTTTTAGCTTTGTTCCTATTCacataatgtgtcttttttttccctagatacacttatgattttttaaaatactaaaaaaggaaagatactATTAAGGATGTTATTAGATCAACCGACAAAATATAGATAAATCAGATAAAACACAGTATCAACCTATATTTATGAACATGATAAGCATACTGTGGTTATGTTCAGTACAGAAGAGAAAGGGATAGTGGTAGAAAGTgcaaaggagaaggaagatggggtaaaatgttaacaatgtcAATCTGGGTAAAAGGTGTATCTTATACAGAGAGTAAGCTATTCTCTGTACTAATTTATTTTGAACTTTCTGgaagttttaaattattcaaaaaaaggtaatatttaaAAAGCCAATTCAACACGCTCTGGATCCTCTCCCCTTACACAACAggtctcttccctccctctctctcatcttctttcctcctcttcactAGATCATTCGGCTAAGCTTGGGAACACATTCTTCCATTTAAATATTAACAatcacaagcaaacaaaacatctCTTGATCCACTGCCACTCTGGACTTAACGAAAGCCTCATCTACTCACATTGTCACACTTTACCATCACTTTCCACTTATCTTCAACCCAGTCTGCCCTCACCACACTTTGAAATGCCTCTTGCTAAAGTCACCAAACACCTCCAGGTGGCCAACTGCAAAGGATACTCATCAGTTATGCCACCTCACCTTTCTGGAGCATTTGATAGTGCTGAGCACACCTTCCTCATTAAAATATCTACTTCTCTTGGTTTTTGATCAAACACTCGATTTTCCTCTTGCCCCTCCATCACTCCTAAGTCTCCTTTGCCATTTCTTCATCTTCCACCTGACTTCTACTGGCTAGAGTTCTTAACATTCTCAGtccactctctctctctaagtGGTCTCATCcattctcattattttaaaatctgtctaCAGGTTGATGACTCCCACATTTCTTCAGCCCAGAACTTACTTCTGAAATTCATCCAGTCCGACTGCTTGGACATAGAAAACTAACACTTctcaaacatattcaaaattgAGCTCTTAGTCTCCCTTACCCCCAAGCATTGcccgccccctgcccccaccccatggcCCCACCCACCTGCCATCTTCTCTTTTCAGTAGGTGCCATGTCCATTCATCCAGATGCAAAAGTCAGAAAACCTAGTATcattttttgaatgttaaaattatgagtgatattttttctttatgcacTTCAACAGTTTAAAATTTCCctgtaataaacatatttataaataatcaaaattaaaagaatctcaaaagaagatacaaatggcaaacaggcatatgtaAAAGGTGCTTAATATCATTGATCAGAAAAATGccatcaaaactacaataatatctcaccacagttaaaatggcttttatctaaaagacaggcaatagcaaaggctggcaaggatgtggagaaaagagagctCTTCTAAACTGCTGGTAggcatgtaaattagtacaatcactatggagaaccatttggaggttcctcaaaaaactaaaaatagagctactatatgatccagcaatcccactgctgggtatatacccaaaagaaaggaaatcagcatatggaagatatctgcactctcatatactgtttgttgcagcattgtCCACAATAGGCAAGATTTGGAAGAAAcctcagtgtccatcaacagatgaatggataaagaaaatgtggtacacacagtggagtactactcagcaataaaaaagaatgagatcctgtcatttgcaacaacacagatgaaaaTGGGAGGTCATTATGTTAGGTCAAATAaggcacagaaagtcaaacactgcatgttctcacttttggGATCTACAAATCAagacaattgaactcatggacaaaGAAAGtggaaggatggttaccagaggctgggaagggtagtgggggagtTGGGGAGAGGTGTGGATGGctaatggataaaaaaaaaaaaaaaaaaaaaaaaaaaggaatgagacctagtatttgatagtacagcatggtaactatagtcaataacaacttaattgtacattaagaaataaccaaaagagtataattggatttttGGTAACACGAAAGATAAATGCTTGATAGCaaggataccccattctccatgatgtgactAGTAatacctagtatttgatagcacaatagggtgactatagtcaaaataataaacatttaaaaataactaagagtataattggactgtttgtaacacaaagggtTGATGCTCAAGGGGATAGTTATCCCATTTCCCaggatgtgattattacacataaCATGCCTACATCAAAACTTCTCATGTACCACCTCTCTATACATacacctacaaaaattaaaaattaaaaaataaaataaaaacaaccaaaacctTTTGGACAacgagaaacaaaacaaagatgtgcTTAAATATAATgctatatagtttttatttatttatttatttagagacagagtttcactcttgtcacccaggctggagtgcaatggcgcccaggtggagtgcaaatgctgcgatcttggctcttTGCAATCTCTatctccttggttcaagcgattctcctgcttcagcctcccgagcagctgggattataggcacccaccaccacgtccagttaatttttggtatttttagtaaagacggggtttcatcatctttgccaggctggtctcgaactcctgacctcaggtgatccacccgccttggcctcccaaagtgctgggattacaggcgtgagccaccgcacccagcctagtttccgtttttaattttcactttgtgAGTgttattagtccgttttcacgctactgataaagacatacccaaggctgggcaatttacaaaagaaagaagtttaatggacttacagttccacgtggctggggaaacctcacaatcatggcagaaggcaaagatgagcaagtcacatcttacatggatggcagcaggcaaagagagagcttgtgcagggaaatccCCCCTTagaaagccatcagatctcatgagacttatctggtatcatgagaacagcatgggaaaaacccgcccccacgattcaattaccttccaccaggtccctgccACACCACATGGGAATTTGAAATGAGATTGATGTAGGGACACAGTCAAGCCATCTCAGTGTCTAAATAAGgtactaaaaatattaactttcacATTACCAGAAGTATTTGGATTTACTGAAGACATCACAGAATCCACTTCTAtctagaaaagaggaaaaaataatagaacatgtaattttatcaaatgttttcacAGTGCAAGTTCTTAATTCTTCAGGTGGGAATAAGCATCTATTTTATGAGAAACCAAGTTTGTTGAACCAAGCAGACAAGCAATGACACACAATAGCTATAAcagtcattttacttttccaTCAACATCTATAAAATAGCAGACACTAATCTGCTAGCCTCTAATAGCCCCCAAAACTTTATTCCACTGACCAGAACAGTTTAAGCACAGAAAATCAATTTGGCTGTCCCATATATAATCTAACAGGCAGCCTTTCTGCTTCAGACAAATACAAACAATTGTTATAATGGGCACTATGgctctattttcaatttttttttcctggttataAAAGTACCACAAGATTGATGtagaaagcacaaaaaattaTGAGGAAAATTAAAAAGTCAGTCATCCAGTGAAAATCACTGTTATCATTTTAGACTAATCAGCTTTTTTCCCCTATGCATCTTTAAACATTTGAGATTTTACTGTATAGAAAACATGAGGATCTGCTTTCactaaatgttaaaatataagcCCTTTACCACACTGTTAAAAGGGCTTTATAAACATTATAGTATTAGAGCCTTGGTGGCATCTGACATAATTTCTCCacttctggtcttgaactcttccCAGTCTTGGATTTCCTGCATTTTCTTGGTTCCTCTTGTCCCTGCCAAATGGTTCCCACTCCAACTTCTTCAAGTCCCTTCCTACCCTTAAATGCTGGTATTCCCTAATGTTATCCTCAGACCACAGCTCTTCCTATTCTGCATACTCTTCCTGGGCAATGCCATCCAGCCTCATGTTTTGAGCAACCACATGCAAATCAAGGATCCCCAAGCCTATCTCCAGTCCTACCCTCTCCACCCAATTTCAGATTCCTACATCTCAGGGAAGCAGTAACATCTAACAGCAGATTTTCACCACCATAACCTCAATAGACAGCACATTATTTAACGAGTGAATGCACCTGGAATGCTCATAGCTGCCTCAAACTCAATGTGTTCCAATCGAAACTCACTGACTTCCTCTGAACCTACTCTTAAATTTTCTCTTAATTGGTGGCATCGCTATCCCTTCAGTCCTGGTGGTCATGTCACCCTTACCACCACTGCATCCAGTCAGTCATCAGGGCCTAACTTGTCCCACCACCCACAAAGTGTTCCCAGATACTTACCAGAGTAATCTATCTTCTCTAGTCTAAATGACCACCCAGACTGTTATAGTTACCACTAGAATTAGGCCTTCCTTCTTTGTTCCCTTCACTTTCTGTTTTTcaatctcttctctttcttggtATCTATCACAGTTTTATGTCTTTCTACATTAAACTCTGAACTGCTTCAaagtagagactgtgtttcattcatctttataTCACTAGCAACTAGCAAGTACTCCTTTTattaaatagaaacaataaatttCACTATGTgtgggtgggcgcagtggctcacgcctgtaatcccagcactttgggaggctgaggtgggcagatcacttgaggtcaggagttggagaccagcctggccaacatggtgaaaccccgtctctactaaaaatacaaaaaaaagaaaaaaaaagaactaggtatggtggtgtgcacctgtagtcccagctactctggaggctgaggcagaaaaattgcttgaacctggaaagcggaggttgccgtgagcctaaatcacgccactgcactctagcctcggtgacagagcaagactgcatctcaaaaaataaatatattatgtaaacAACTGCATGAACGTATAAGTGATTTATTATATAAGTATTTTATTGCTTCATGACCTGTAGTCAGTAAATATTTCATTTGCTCAAAAGCAATGTTCAAAAATGAAACCCCAAACCTCAACCTAGTCTAAAAAATCTGTTGAATTTCACAGAAATTATATATTGAGTTACTTGCATAATAAAAGTTCATTGTACAATGACTAAGTTTATAGGTGACACGCTATTAGTGAATACTTTACCATTTAGTGATCTGTGGTTAGTAAATAGTTcatttgcttaaaaaataaaatggaaaaccttATCCCAGTATGAAAAGTAAAATCTGTTAAATTTCATGGAGTGTATGTACAGTATGTTACATCACTGTATTTGTCATTAAATTTCTCATTCTAAAATTGAAACCAAGTAGACTCAAGGGTGAGAAAGGCAAAAAGAGACAAGATACCTTTGCAGGTGAATCCAAGTTAAATACAATGCTTCACAGGCTGACTCATTTTAGCTGACCTGCTTTTTAATTCCAACTGAAATGATTACAGGTAAACAGGAGAGCTGCAATTTCTAAAAGTTGGCCCTGACTACTTCTCTGAGCGCCATAATAAGCTTCTCAGTAACTAGGCATCCCCTCATAGCTGAGCCACTCTGAACCCACCTGGGCTGTCCATGCAACCTACTTGGGTCAAGATAATATATTAATACTTATTGTACATCACAACTTCACAGTATGTTCTGTTGACACAAATAGAGCAGAGAAGCATGACATCACAGGGTCCCCGGCTTTGCTGGGCTTTCAGTCTGACAGAAAGGCAGAGCCCACTCATCAGGAACAGCTGGGCCCTAATTAATTGCCAAGCTGTCTGGTCTAATGAGAGTGAGGGACGGCATTCCAGGCCGAGCCCTGAGTGCTCCCTTTGCTTGATGGTGGCAGCTCAATTTCTTGAATCTGGACAGTATCTCGACTATGACTAATTCCAGCTTAACAAGAAGGGTGTTGTCTCTAGAATGAATGTAACAGGAAAGCAGAAAAGCATAAAAACGGGGTGAACAGGAAGCTTGCCCTACTCAAGTAGGAGGTTCATGGAAGCTCAGCTCAACTCTCATTATTGGTGAATTGGTGCAATCTTTTCTGGAGAGCAAATAtccaacaaaattttaaatgtacatatttcaTAACCTAGCAATTATACTTCTAGGAACTTATTCCACAGATATACAGCCACAAGGACATAAATGTGTGTATCATTGCAGCAATGCTtgtaggaaagaaaacaaaaacaaacaaacaaaaacacatatataacCCCACACAGGAACCTGGCTAAAAAGAATAATGTGCAACTATATTTTAAAACGTGGTAGTGGTGTGTGCTTTTAGGTTGATATATtgttaaatgagaaaagcaagttaAAGTAGGCACAATATTTACCCATTTATGGTTTCAGTAAAAGACTATGCATATATATGTCATGGATAGAAAATTTCAGAATTACACAAAAAACTGTTAATGGTAATCCCCTAGGAGCTTGACCCTCTGGTAGGCGGGGAGCAGATTTTTATGCTCAACTTTATACCTTTCtgcactgttttaattttttgactgtggatgtattttataaacaaagcaacaaaagtaaaacGAGAAAGAGACTATGTCACGTCCTATGTAAATTTATCCTGTTACCAGCACTTCCCTTTCAGCCTTCCCTCTTGGCACCTCTCTAGCGTCTCGTATTTATAATGGTTATTAGCAGCCTGGTAGTGAGATAGGCTTGTGTAGGCTCCAGTGGAAAAGATTTCTACTTCATCTCTGGGCTGAGGTGTTAAGAGGAAGCTAAAATTCAGCACTGGGCACATCTCTGAAATTGCTTATAAAGCAATTTATAAACATCCTAAGCTAGCCCTGTGGACTTTTCTCAAGGTCCATTCACCACTGATCGTCTACCCCATCCCCAAATATATAAGAAAGCTCTACCTTGGAGGGCTTGTACCCAAACAGCATTACAACAGCAATTTTAAAGTCCTCTCTGCTGAGATAGCCTTTGTGATCTTCATCACATGCCTTAAATACCTGAAGAACATTAAATAGCTTTAGTTAATTACACAGAAActgtttcttcttatttttattactagtTTATATAATTTGGACCTCGAAAATCTAAAACTTGGCCCAGCGGTAGAGTATGAAAATAGAATTTCATTATCCCAATATTAATTCtcaagaaaaatcaaagatggaCTAAAATCTTCTTAAAGATGGGCTGAAATTTCCCTCAAGAAAGTAAAACCAGTTAATCGCTAGGATGACGCAAATTAATTCACTTAGACCACCGAGATAAATTCTACCCAAAATTCAGTCCTGGAGTTAGGAAGGTGAGGCAAAGGGGCTGGCTTTGAAAGGCGGGAGGAGAGATGCAGATTCGTGGTTACCATTAATAGACTATGtagagggaaaggagaaggaactTGGAGGTAGCCGTAGTCCTGGACGGGGAGCCAGGAGCCCTGCAGCTCCAGGATCAGTCATTAACCACAACCCTTTGGTCAGGTAGCCCAGGTCTTATCCGTACAACCCGGCAGAGAGAGACCCAGGAGCGGGGGAGAAAGCGAGAGGCCCAGGGCAAGCTGAAGAGTCCGAGGCTCAGTCGCCCTCCGGACACCTACTTCCACCCACATCCTGTGTTCCGAGGGACTGGCTTCCCACGTCCGCGACCTGGCTCTGGCCTCGGAGAAGAACATCGCGACTGCAACAACCGAACCCCAGCACCCCAAACACTGCCCACTGCTGCCCCGGCCTGGCTCGCAGCCTAACGCGGCCACGCCCGCCGCGGCTCAGGAAGCCGAACTTCACCGCGCAACTCCGTCGTCTCCTCCCATTGGACAACCTGCCAGCCCACTCGCGTTAATCCCGCAGGGCTATTGGCCAGAGCCTTTGTTTAATCAAGTTTCCTAGGAGCCGCCCTGGCAGTGAGGCGCCCAGGCCTGCCCCCAGCACTTGGCTCCGCCCCCTCTGTCCCCTTTACTAGTTGCGTGTGGCCGGAAATCCAAGCGCTTCTAGGTGCTGGTTCAATGCCTGGTTCATGATTTATTTCATTCTCTCCCTCCATCTTGCAGTAAGTTACTTTTAATCATTTAGATCTATGACACTATGCTAAACATCATTGGAGACAAAAAGAGTGTGAACAAACATAAAGACAACCAAACGAAAAGAGCCAAGTCCGGGATTCTCGTTCAGATCAGCAAGTCATTGAGATCGAGCTCCCAGGGTAGCTACTACATCTGCTCTGTCCTCCAGATAACCCCAGCACCTAGCACTGTACATGGCACAAAGTAGATCTTCAATGAACGAACGAAACGAGCCGTTATGTTTACACAAATGTATTTCACTCAGTCCTCTGGAAGACATGCCTAGTTTGAGGGAGATTCCAAGAATAAATACCACAAATAGCACAGAGCCCAAATCCCACAGCAAACATCCTTATTGAAGGCAAGGACTGTGGGGCGAGTTCCGTTTCtcagaagattttaaaagaacGCAACTGTTTCGAAGAAGGAACAGACATTCGAAGTTCTGAGTCCGGTGGGAactcatttaacattttattttacagcagATTTCAAAGTCTGCACCCAGCCCTTCCCAGGACACAGGTCTCCTTGCAGCTGCCTTTATCCTAAGCGTATCCTCTCTCCACTTTAAACCAAACGCCGCTGCATGGAGTCCTGGGAGCTTGAGCCATGAGAATTCCGTAAAGAGGGTGAGTCTTGCTCGTAGTTAACTAGAGAGAAGTTAGGGGACGCCTTTCTGGTTCGCCATTCGTTTTAAGAAGTCTCCAGGAGGTCAGTCAAGAGCTAGGGGAGACGAGGTCTCCCGAGCCCCGTCCTGGGTAGACACCCGGCGGGCTTTAGGACCCAGCGGTGCGCTCCCCGGAAGGGGAAGGGGCCGGACCTCGAGCCCCGCGACGCTGCCCCGAGGGTTTCAACTGCGCGCAGGCGCGGCGGCCGCCGAAGGGGCGGGATCCGAGGCGAGCGTGAGTTCGGTGCGCCTCAGGTACGTGTTGGGCGGCAGCGGGCGCGGAGTCGGTGCGGTCTCTCGAGGGCTGCGATCGGGCCCGGGAACCTGCTCCTGACCGGTCGCGGTTCGCGGGCTGCTGGGGTCCTGCAGGGCTGGAGGCGGACCGCGAGGAAGCGGCGCGGCTGGGAAGACGGGGCAGGGTCGCCTCGGCccctgggcctcggtttcctccGATCACAGCGTCTCAGGGGGCGCGCACAGGCGCCGCGGAGACCTGTGTCCTGCCTGGGCGCGGCGCTAGGGGCCCCTGCTGGGGTTTTTATTCCCAGACCTAAGCTTACAGGTGCGTGGTCCCAGAAAGTGAGTAGGAAGTCCCAGAAAGTGAGTAGGAAAGCGCCCACCACGTGCCAGACGCTTAAGCTTTCTGTGCTTGGTTTCTCAGTATAGGAGGACGGTCACGGTACGTAGTATAGAGTTGTCCTGAGGGTGAAGCGAGTTTACACCCGATGAGGCCCTTCGAATCGTGCCTGGCCGGCCCCAGATGATCGCACAGTAAGGTTGGCAGCTGCTGTTATCACTTCCTCACCTTCCGAATCGGCTCCCGTCGAACGCCTTCAGCAAGAGCCCTCTCACTTCGTCTCCAAACCGTTCTCCACAGAGTTGGAGCGCACACAGTTGTATTAAAAAGGCAAATCGAAGGCCGGGCGCGttgactcacgcctgtcatcccagcactttgggaggccgaggcgggtgaatcacttgaggttaggagttcgagatcagcctggccaacatggtgaaaccccgtctgtacaaaaattagccgagcatgatggcgggtgcctgtaattccagctcctcaggaggctaaggtgggagaattgcttgaacctgggaggcggaggttggagtgagcc
The window above is part of the Macaca fascicularis isolate 582-1 chromosome 7, T2T-MFA8v1.1 genome. Proteins encoded here:
- the EFCAB11 gene encoding EF-hand calcium-binding domain-containing protein 11 isoform X10 produces the protein MFFSEARARSRTWEASPSEHRMWVEVFKACDEDHKGYLSREDFKIAVVMLFGYKPSKIEVDSVMSSVNPNTSGILLEGFLNIVRKKKEAQRYWNEVRHIFTAFDTYWK
- the EFCAB11 gene encoding EF-hand calcium-binding domain-containing protein 11 isoform X9, whose product is MFFSEARARSRTWEASPSEHRMWVEVFKACDEDHKGYLSREDFKIAVVMLFGYKPSKIEVDSVMSSVNPNTSGILLEGFLNIVRKKKEAQRYWNEVRHIFTAFDTYWAM
- the EFCAB11 gene encoding EF-hand calcium-binding domain-containing protein 11 isoform X8, whose amino-acid sequence is MFFSEARARSRTWEASPSEHRMWVEVFKACDEDHKGYLSREDFKIAVVMLFGYKPSKIEVDSVMSSVNPNTSGILLEGFLNIVRKKKEAQRYWNEVRHIFTAFDTYLHVSV